Proteins encoded within one genomic window of Tamandua tetradactyla isolate mTamTet1 chromosome 11, mTamTet1.pri, whole genome shotgun sequence:
- the DNTTIP2 gene encoding deoxynucleotidyltransferase terminal-interacting protein 2, with protein sequence MVVTRSARPPASIPSSGAENSPQKKSAGSGITRSKNKEHPESPESKKKSQSDACSTAKSCTTQKQSPVPKTPNTGKRKIRTEASLPQMTAKPSADGETSEAESNCSVSELQDPILRVTRRRQILVARTPVSSVRKRVKITPISESHTEEVSETESHVSGISSIVPSRVITTRTRKCKAKLLRDPRQESHAQDISDAESSCSDISSFSGILTRRTTRSMQRKLQAQTEEKESKSMPGNEKQIIATPRHSEKLDTRQTSRSLASSLAQINKTNFCNDETYNDFDDDSFCENSEEILTEQKRPSVNPREEERANVIPLKERKQNSKSLDEEAKGVMDEGKETNEESSQMKSLSELQDTGLQQITSQRHSTPQTNKTTSKPSNLNCEAIMKSLARRFAVVEVDRWDEEKEHTLKTSYLTQVGDGGDSDDDREECTISGVSEDMNNERNVDFECGTKLYTSQEKGDSVLLVLSSDESQHSENSENEEDTICFVENEGQRELLNRDSGNTSCDNTLFVIDTTPGLSIDKNFYLEEENKAGEVIEEEQEEQEEEEDEKSEAPSDYDKNKDSELSDEDDLLNNTKSKLLKLTSSSIDPGLSIKQLGGLYINFNANKLQSNKRTLTQIKEKKKNELLQKTIITPDFEKNYCVPPYSESKFQLQKKRRKERQKTAGDGWFGMKAPELTDELKNDLKALKMRASMDPKRFYKKNDRDGFPKYFQIGTIVDNPADFYHSRIPKKQRKRTIVEELLADSEFRRYNRRKYSEIMAEKAANAAGKKFRKKKKFRN encoded by the exons ATGGTGGTAACCAGGTCCGCGAGGCCTCCGGCCAGCATCCCAAGCTCGGGAGCTGAAAACTCACCGCAGAAG AAGTCTGCTGGTAGTGGAATCACCAGGAGTAAAAATAAAGAGCATCCAGAAAGCCCAGAGAGCAAGAAGAAATCCCAATCTGATGCCTGTAGTACTGCTAAATCATGTACTACCCAGAAACAAAGTCCAGTCCCTAAAACTCCTAACACTGGAAAGAGGAAAATCAGAACCGAGGCCTCATTACCACAGATGACTGCTAAACCATCTGCTGATGGGGAGACCTCTGAAGCAGAGTCAAATTGTTCAGTGTCTGAGCTCCAGGATCCCATTTTAAGAGTAACTAGGAGAAGGCAGATATTAGTTGCACGCACCCCAGTGTCCAGTGTtaggaaaagagtgaaaataactcCGATAAGTGAGTCTCATACTGAAGAAGTCTCTGAAACAGAATCTCATGTTTCAGGTATTTCTAGTATTGTGCCTTCCAGAGTAATAACTACAAGAACCAGAAAGTGTAAGGCTAAATTGCTAAGAGATCCAAGGCAAGAATCACACGCACAAGATATTTCTGATGCTGAGTCATCATGCTCagacatttcttcattttcaggaATTCTAACTAGGAGAACAACCAGGAGTATGCAGAGGAAACTACAGGCACAGACTGAGGAGAAAGAGTCTAAGAGTATGCcaggaaatgaaaagcaaatcaTAGCTACACCTAGGCATTCAGAGAAATTAGATACTAGACAAACTTCTCGGTCACTAGCAAGTTCTCTTGCTCAAATAAACAAGACAAACTTCTGTAATGATGAAACTTACAATGACTTTGATGATGATTCCTTCtgtgaaaattcagaagaaatattAACAGAGCAAAAACGTCCAAGTGTTAATccaagagaggaggaaagggccAATGTTATAcctttgaaagaaagaaagcagaattcTAAGAGTTTAGATGAAGAAGCCAAAGGAGTAATGGATGAGGGAAAAGAAACTAATGAGGAAAGTTCTCAAATGAAGAGTCTTTCTGAACTACAAGACACTGGACTTCAGCAAATAACTTCTCAAAGGCATTCAACCCCCCAAACTAATAAAACCACATCAAAGCCCTCAAATCTGAACTGTGAGGCTATAATGAAATCACTAGCTCGAAGATTTGCAGTTGTGGAAGTGGAcagatgggatgaagagaaagAGCATACCTTAAAAACAAGTTACTTGACACAagttggtgatggtggtgatagtgatgatgataGAGAAGAGTGCACAATTTCAGGTGTTAGTGAAGACATGAACAATGAAAGGAATGTAGATTTTGAATGTGGTACCAAATTATACACATCTCAGGAAAAGGGTGATTCTGTTTTATTAGTTCTTAGCAGTGATGAAAGCCAGCACTCTGAAAACAGTGAGAATGAAGAGGACACCATATGTTTTGTTGAAAATGAAGGTCAAAGGGAGTTGTTGAATAGAGACTCAGGAAATACATCATGTGACAATACATTGTTTGTAATTGACACTACTCCTGGATTGAGTattgataaaaatttttatttagaagagGAAAACAAGGCAGGTGAGGTCATTGAGGAAGAGCAAGAAGaacaagaggaagaagaggatgaAAAAAGTGAAGCTCCATCAGATTATGACAAAAATAAAGATAGTGAACTCAGTGATGAAGATGACTTACTAAACAACACAAAATCTAAACT TCTGAAGTTGACAAGCAGCAGCATAGATCCTGGTCTGAGTATCAAGCAGTTGGGTGGTTTGTATATTAATTTCAATGCAAACAAACTACAGTCTAACAAGAGAACTCTAACACAgatcaaggagaaaaagaaaaatgag cttCTGCAGAAAACCATCATTACAcctgattttgaaaaaaattactgtGTCCCACCATACAGTGAATCCAAATTTCAACTTCAGAAAAAACGCAGA aaagAGCGACAAAAAACAGCAGGTGATGGCTGGTTTGGTATGAAAGCTCCAGAATTGACAGATGAACTTAAAAATGACCTCAAAGCACTGAAGATGAGAGCTAGCATGGACCCAAAAAGATTTTACAAGAAAAATGATAGAGACGGCTTCCCTAAGTATTTCCAG ATTGGAACCATTGTTGACAATCCAGCTGACTTCTACCATTCACGAATTCCcaagaagcaaaggaaaagaacTATTGTGGAAGAACTCCTGGCTGATTCTGAGTTCAGAAG